In Pedobacter sp. WC2423, the following are encoded in one genomic region:
- the dprA gene encoding DNA-processing protein DprA gives MSLTCQIALTLLKAIGPVTAKHLLSHFGTPEAIFAATRAQLAEVEGLNVSKITAILQSDALKLAAEHADLLQEHQVKVLFYTDENYPQRLKECADAPVLLYYKGTADLNHPRIVSIVGSRRATPYGKMLCQQLVALLQHYDVLVVSGLAYGIDVSAHQQSLTYGIPTVGVLGHGLDRIYPAAHHQIAKKMLEQGGLLSEFLLNSTPEKGNFPKRNRIIAGLADVVVVIEAAIKGGALITAGIANSYHREVYAFPGRTTDEYSEGCNFLIKTNRAGMINEAKDLVYYMGWEAAETVSPVLQENLPCGLSGIEHVLINLLKTAPQSIDELGLKADIQQGKLALHLLNLEMKGVLISLPGKIYQLI, from the coding sequence ATGAGTTTAACTTGTCAAATCGCACTGACCCTGCTTAAAGCTATAGGGCCGGTAACCGCAAAACACCTGCTGTCCCATTTTGGAACTCCTGAAGCTATATTTGCTGCCACCAGGGCACAATTAGCAGAGGTGGAAGGTTTAAACGTTTCAAAAATTACTGCTATTCTTCAGTCTGATGCGCTTAAACTGGCTGCTGAGCATGCAGACTTACTGCAAGAACATCAGGTTAAAGTCCTTTTTTACACAGATGAAAATTATCCGCAACGACTAAAGGAATGTGCTGACGCGCCGGTACTTTTATATTATAAGGGCACGGCTGATTTGAATCATCCCAGGATTGTCAGCATTGTAGGTTCCAGAAGGGCTACTCCCTATGGGAAAATGCTCTGTCAGCAGCTGGTTGCTTTGTTACAACATTATGATGTGCTGGTTGTGAGTGGACTGGCCTATGGAATTGATGTCTCGGCACACCAGCAAAGCTTAACTTATGGTATTCCAACTGTGGGGGTACTGGGGCACGGGCTGGACCGTATTTATCCTGCTGCGCATCATCAAATTGCAAAAAAGATGCTTGAACAGGGTGGTTTGCTTTCTGAATTTCTGCTGAATTCGACTCCTGAAAAGGGGAATTTTCCAAAGCGGAACCGGATTATTGCCGGACTGGCTGATGTAGTGGTTGTCATAGAGGCGGCAATTAAAGGAGGGGCTTTGATTACTGCCGGAATTGCGAATTCTTATCACAGAGAAGTTTATGCTTTTCCTGGCCGCACGACAGATGAATATAGTGAGGGTTGTAATTTTCTGATTAAAACGAACCGTGCAGGAATGATTAACGAGGCTAAAGATCTGGTTTATTACATGGGCTGGGAAGCTGCAGAGACGGTCAGCCCTGTTCTGCAGGAGAATTTACCTTGCGGGCTTTCCGGGATAGAGCACGTGCTGATTAATCTCCTTAAAACGGCTCCGCAAAGTATAGATGAACTTGGACTAAAAGCTGATATCCAACAGGGTAAGCTTGCACTTCATTTGCTCAATCTGGAGATGAAAGGTGTCCTGATTTCGCTTCCCGGAAAGATATATCAGCTGATTTAG